ACCAAAAGAATTACGTATATCCTGCCAAGTCTTCTTTCCTTCATCGCCATCCTGCCACGTCCTGCTCTTTCGGATCACTCGCGCAATCCGCCAAAGTTGGATCATCGTTGTTCGATGAAGCGCCACCAGCCTTAACAGCGGCTCCCCTCCATCCAAGAGCGAACGGGCAATCCGTTGGGCTTCCTCCACTCGACGCGAGAGGATGGCATCCTCCAGATTGAAGACCGTATACTCCGAAGTGACACCGGCCACCTGCATGAGCACGGGGACAGTGACCTCTTCGCCCTCACCCAAAAATAGACTTGCGTGGTTTAATTTCGCTGCTATGTCACCCGTACTTGATGACGATATCTCTATAAGGTAGCGCCCCGCCTCTTCATCAATGCGTTTCCCTTGTTCGGCCAGATACTTTCGCGCCCACGTGATTCGCTGAGGCGCTTTGAGCTCGCCGAATTCGACCTCAATCGTCTCACCGCCGATCCGGGCCGACTTGGTCTCGCCCTTGTTGGCCGTCACCCAAACCATCACGAACGAAGTGCTGGGCGAAGGACGGGCCACGTATCGCGCAATGGTTTCGGATATCCCTTCCTCCACGGATCGCGAGAGATCAAGGACAACCAGCCGACGTTCCGACAAAAGCGGCAGCGTCGTGAGCGCGTTCCAGAGCACTTCCTTGCTCACGTCGGTGGCCCGGAGTTCATTGAAGTCGAAGGCCGCCGCATCGGGCGGCATGACCGCCGCGATGTACTCGCGGAGCGCGCGTCGCAGCAGAAATTCCTCCTCGCCCTTCAAAAAGAGAACTTCAAACCGCTCGCGACGCCGGATGGCGCGGGCGAACTCCTGCAACGTCAGAGAACGGCTACCCACTCGCGCTCGCCTCCATCTCGGAACACGCTCTGACAAAGTCCTCGAACAGTAGATGATGGCTGTTTTGTTCCACGCCGAATCGTTCGGGATGCCACTGCACGGCAACAAGATACGGATGACTTTCGTGCTCCAGCGCCTCGATCACTCCCTCTTCGGACCGACCGACCTCGCGCAGGCTCTCGCCGACTCGCTCGGCCGCCTGATGATGGGTGCTGTTGACGCTCACGATAGTTGATTTGAGAGATCGCGCAAGCCGTGAGTCTTCACGAAGCTGTACCGAGTGAACCGCACGATTGAAGGGGGCTTGTTGGGCGTGGTGAACGATTCCCGTCTGAGCCGGAAGGTCCTGGATCAGCGTGCCGCCGAGCACCACGTTCACGAGCTGCAATCCCCGGCAGATGGCCAAGACGGGCTTGCCCGTTCGCAGAAACTCCGGAACAAACCGGAACTCGAATTCATCGCGAAGCTCGGAGATAATGCACGACTCGTAGAGGAGTTCCTGACCGTATCGCCGCGGATGAACGTCTTCTCCACCCGTCAAAAGCAGCCCGGCCAGAGTTCGCACGGCCGATTGGATGGCCGAGTCATCGCGCAGAAACGACAGCAGCAGAGGAGCGCCGCCGGCGTTTTCAATGTGTTTCAGATATCCGCTCTCTCCATAGAGGATATCGCCGCTCCGCGACAAGGAACTCGCCCGTGAGGTATCCGCCCAAGCCGCCGTAACTCCGATGATCGGCACGCGACGTGTCGTCGTTGCACTCACCGGTGTCGGTCAGCTCCCTATCATGGTGACGATAAGCGCGACGACTGCCGCCGCGAGACAGTACCAGGCGAACGGTCGAATCACGCGCCGCTGCAGGAGCCGCAAGAGAATCCAGATCGCGGCATAGGCGACCACCGCCGCCGCTACCGCACCCGCAACGTAGGCTCCCAGTTCGCTTCCCGTCACCGCGCCGATGTCACCGACCTGCAGAATCGTCGCACCG
This window of the bacterium genome carries:
- the holA gene encoding DNA polymerase III subunit delta; its protein translation is MGSRSLTLQEFARAIRRRERFEVLFLKGEEEFLLRRALREYIAAVMPPDAAAFDFNELRATDVSKEVLWNALTTLPLLSERRLVVLDLSRSVEEGISETIARYVARPSPSTSFVMVWVTANKGETKSARIGGETIEVEFGELKAPQRITWARKYLAEQGKRIDEEAGRYLIEISSSSTGDIAAKLNHASLFLGEGEEVTVPVLMQVAGVTSEYTVFNLEDAILSRRVEEAQRIARSLLDGGEPLLRLVALHRTTMIQLWRIARVIRKSRTWQDGDEGKKTWQDIRNSFGRKAFKIDGYIGAARSIGEAGISEAVSGLLDLEIRAKSSPDASGRYFEWLWKLCSANRSSVGTGVYPNELTG
- a CDS encoding gamma-glutamyl-gamma-aminobutyrate hydrolase family protein, which codes for MSATTTRRVPIIGVTAAWADTSRASSLSRSGDILYGESGYLKHIENAGGAPLLLSFLRDDSAIQSAVRTLAGLLLTGGEDVHPRRYGQELLYESCIISELRDEFEFRFVPEFLRTGKPVLAICRGLQLVNVVLGGTLIQDLPAQTGIVHHAQQAPFNRAVHSVQLREDSRLARSLKSTIVSVNSTHHQAAERVGESLREVGRSEEGVIEALEHESHPYLVAVQWHPERFGVEQNSHHLLFEDFVRACSEMEASASG